The DNA sequence agagtgcctgcctcggatacacgaggccctaggttcgattccccagcaccacatatacagaaaacggccagaagcggcgctgtggctaaagtggcagagtgctagccttgagcgggaagaagccagggacagtgctcaggccctgagtccaaggcccaggactggccaaaaaaaaaaaatgacttatttACATAACAAATTATAATAAGAAGCACTCTACTTAAGGCCATCTCTTAACATCTGTTTTGGTGGCAGTGGCAGTACACTATAGTGGCTGGGTTCTAACATATACAGGTAAATTAATCCCATAAAGTCTGAGTTTGCTCATCTCTGGAGAGGGATAACAGTTACCTTCTAATTTACATGGGATGAGGTTATATTTGCAACTCTAGGCATGGCGCTTGCTACACAGTGTGTGCTCAACAATGATAGCTAATGTAAGTATTTGTAACATCTTTCCTATGGCATTAATTTAAAGGCAAATTCCTTTAAACAACTAGGTTGACAACACACTACAGTCTTTAAGAAAAGGATAAAGCTTAATAAAAAGCAATAAGGTATCAAAAGCAGTtgattgtaaaaaaaaagtggcatatACTTGATATTAAATattgaatataaaattttattataattgcCCAACTGACAGGACAACTAATAGAAGATAATTCAAAGACTTTTACACACCTTGTAATATTCCCAGTGTTCTGGAATATAGCCTTCTGGGATTTCTGCTAATTCAGCTTCACCTAATAAGAGAATATGGATTTTACAATATTAATTCTCCTTGGGTGGGGGCAATTATTGAGGATTGAACATAGAGCCTTGTGAGCAAGCACTCTAATCATCTAAGATATGGTCCTAGCCTTTGGggctttattttttagatagggtcttatacatttgcccagggctggcctcttaCCATGCACCCACCCCAATCTTTGCCATCTGCCACATGGGATTATAGGTTTAAGTCACTGTGccaagtcccatagtagcaataTTTACCAATAAACAAAGACTTCCTATGGTTtaaatcttatttcttctttaatttgtaCTGCTGAAGACCTAATTTTCTAAATTCACTTTGATCTAGTCGAAAACCAAtttattctttgaatttttttttaaacatcttctGGACATAAGGCATTATCTCTGAGAGcttccccttcccaccctctTCTTGTCAgtctatgcagcccaggctggccttgaactcatgatcttcctgcctcagcctccccagtactgGATAGCaagtatgtaccaccacatccaAACTGTTTCTACATTATATTATAagacataataaaatattatttcctctGGTCTTCCATATACCtactaagtaaaatattttagaattcaaGGTATTAGATGTATTCTGAGCATTTCCCATGAAAATCTAGTGTTTACCATCTTTAATACCACTTATATTTAGAGAACTACAATAATCCTAAtgacatttatgtttattttattggctAAAGTTCTCCATTTTACTattaataatttccatttaaaacataaatgtacaagttttaaaattttaacagtTGGGTGGTGTCCACAATGAAGGAGAACTTACCAATAAATACATTCAGCAGAGTGATGCCAattgctactggaattccagtcAACAAAAAGTAGAATTTCTGTTAGAATTGGAAAATAAACAGCTCATGGTCATCTCATAATTCACTTCACACTCAAAGAATCCTCTCATGATTGCCTTTAAAGCTTGCAAAACAAACTTGCcaaattggagatagagtcaaaCAATTCAATTTGTGTGATGCTGTTTTATTCTAGCTTTCAGATCCTACATTTATCACCAAAACTGAAATTAAAAGGTAGAGACTGATTGTAAAGGTATATTACTATATATGTGACTCTTTACTTAGTTTGGTTAAGGCATTATCATTAAAGTTAAATTTTTCTGTATTAAGACTAAtgcttaaaaaataagaaagggggctgggaatgtggtctagtggtagaatgctcacctagcatgcacaaagccctgggttccattcctcagcatcacataaacagaaaaggatggaagtcgggctgtggctcaagaggtagagtgctagccttgagcaaaatgaagccaaggacagtgctaagatcctgagtccaagccccagaattggaaaaaaaaaagggggggggagggttgattTAGTCATGACAAGAGGAAGCTCAACCAAGGGACAAAGAGGGGACACACATAAAGGAAAGGCAGGAGATCTCAAATCAGCTCCAGGGACTGGCAAGAAGTCCAAACAATCTCCCATTTCCTAGGCCTctgtgtcttttgtttgtttctttccccaGGGCCTTGAAATGCAAACATACAGTTAATACTTTAAATAAGTAAGACTATTACCCCTAAATTAAAGTTGTATTATAGGTCAGTATCACTCTGAAGTTAATGTTCccaaataataacatataatttaaaaaaaatcacatccccaaataaaagagctcatttagtagAATGTCTTCCCATGAGTTTTTGGTAATTTAAAGCGTATTTTAGCTATCAGCTTTATATAAATCAATTTttgctttgtaaatttttttctgtgtgtgtgtgtgtgtgtgtgtgtgtgtgtgtgtgtgtgttagaaatggaACCAAGGGCCAAAaacatgttaagcaagcactgAACCACAAAGATACATTCTGCATCctgaaaatttgtttttctattctttcacGCAGGGAATACAAACTACTTTCAGTACTCAATACACTAGAAAAAAGTAATGGCTCAAGATTTACCTTCAATTAGTATTAATCTGTTTCTAGAagttttcattaatttaaaaagagattCAGTAATGAATCAGATTTTATTATACAGTGTCTTCTGGAGGGCATTTTAATTGATAAAATCAaatctcttaaaaaaaatcaaagccattTTTCTAGGAAGAAACCATTAATTTTTCTATATGTATACCAAGATTTGCAttccacaaaaaaaataaacttaccgCTAATTTCACAAAACGCTTGTCATAGAAGGAAGAAGGTTTAATGATGAATAGTCTTTTCCCATGGTCTCCACTGTGTCGCACAGGAGCTAGAAATATTAGATTATCCTATTTTAGGCAAGATTCATGCAGGTGTACTGTTACGTGATAAAATCAGACTATAAGACAAGAATACATGCACAACTgttgaataagaaataagattttaATATCCTTTGAGAACTAGGCCAGAGTAGGTGGGCTATCTTCAAAGACTATGTTATCTGTTCCCTttccaagcactctaccactgtacagctttttctttctttttttttgccagttctggggcttgacctcagggcctgagcactgtccctagcttccttttgctcaaggctagcagttgagctacagtgccacttctggccttttctatatatctggtgctgaggagtcatgtatacaaggcaagcactctaccgctaggccagaTTTCCAGCCcagccttctctctctttttctttttttttttcctttccccccccccctttattgccAAagggaggtacagaggggttacagtttcatatgtaaggctgtgagtacatttcttgttcaactcattacatcctccctcatttttcccccgtctccaccctccctctttccctctccaccccatgagttgcaagttggtttacgccaaatggttttgtaagtattgcttttggtatcatttatcttttcatcctttgtctctcgatagtgatattccctttcccttccctagttctaatacacgtatatacagtatccagggtactcagatgagatatagtcaTAGCAgggggtacaaccataggaaaggaatatgagaaaAGCAAACCCTTTTCTTTCTGTTAATGTTAAAGAAACATCTAAGTAATCATTTCAGTTTGTTTTAGTAGTAGGTAGGAAAGgcagatttttgtttcttcttcagtAAGATTTTCTAAAATTGTAAAAGGAATAACTTTACTTTAGATTATGCTAGTTCATACGTGGAGATAAAATACATTAGGAAATTGTTATGAAACAGATGGAAAGGGCCAACagtatttattcaacaaatctATATAGTTTGTCACAACTGTATACTCATATTGTGTATACAACTGAGTATAAAACTGTAAACTCATATCTTGATTTCATCTGAAAGCTACTTTATTCAATAGATATTTAATTCCCTAACTATTTACATACCTACTATGTGGGTGTTCAGTGTAAGAGGGATATAGATCTTGTTGGATGAAACGGGCACTAAACAAATAACATAAATCTAGAAGAGCAACAATGGGAAGAAACTGTGCAATAATAGAACCGTTGTACAAAGAAGAGAACAAACCCAGAAGGAAAGTTCTATATAGACAATTTGGTGGAGAAGAAGTTAGGAGGAAGGTGCCTTACAAACAAAAAAGGATCAATTTAGATTAATTTGCAATGGGCAATTGACCGACTTCTTATGCCCCAAAGATGCTGATTCATTAGCACAGGATTCCATCAAATGGATCTTTTTAAAGACCTGCAAAAGAGCCGACTTGTTGAGTCTCAGAAACATAAAGCAATTTCTACAACAGTTTTAACAATGAATGGCATGGAATGCCAAAATTCCTCACACATATTTACAAAAGGCTAAATCTAAAAGGCTTATAATAAAGTAAGTGGGAAATCCTGCCTAGATTCCCCCTAAATGTAGTTgttcacaaaaaaagccaaaagccaaTTTAATCTTAATTTGATGTACTATAATTACAAGCtcaaaacatgaatatattcccTACCCTATCTTCCAGCCACCCCTGCAGAAGACTGTCTGTTCTGGAGTACCTTCTTTTTCAGGGACAATCTAGATCTTGCCTGCATTTAAGCAACCAGAATGACAAGCAATCTGGAAACTGACATACTGAACAAGAAAGAACTGAAGTTGACCTGCAAGAAGTCTGGGTAGAGACTAAATCCCATTAAAGACCTATCCCATACTAAAGGACAGTCTATTCTGTGTCAGTATGAAGGGAAAAGCTAGAACCAGTGATGTATGAAAGATGAATTCTCAGCTTAATGCTAAAGGTTTCTATCAATTTTCATGGCTGAAATAAAACTAGATTCCCTCACTCATTCCTCAACTATTCAAATATCAATCAATAATAATTTATCACAAGGACTAGTATAATATAGTGGGTTAGCCTAGAAGATTAAGTTACTTTCCTTTGGAGAATCTGAATATAAGACCATTCTTAGGATAAACAGACTTATCTTTCCAACTCATCTCTCTCCGTGGTTTCCTTCAGATTCTAGGAAATCTTCCCTACCATGGGGATTCTGCAATTACTAGAGGTCTGCCTGGATCACTTTTACCCTGGCTCTTTGAATAGCTGTTTCCATAGCTATCCTTTAAGACTAAGATCAAATGTTTCCTCAGGGAAGCCCTCTCTGACCGCCCTATTCAGTGGTAGTCTCCCACTTACTTTCTTTTATATCATTTAATAACTGCCTTTAGAACATGGAGCACTAACCTCTACACTGAATTTCATTTCTTAAGCATATTAAATATTAGTAGAGATCTTTTATCAAATCCTTAAAAGCATATAGCATTAACTAAGATGAGGCAATGTACTCCTAACTCACACATGGGTGCGGGAAGTAATGTTAAACTGTATGTGGTTTTAGGGAACTTTAGACTACAGTTAcatagaaatgtaattttaaaaagaactgtgGAAGAAAGCCGATCCGGTTGCATTTTAATCCCATTAAGATTAAAGCAATTAGCAACCGCTTATTACCAGTTAAATAATTACTCACGTCATTCAATATGATAGGTAACTGCTATTACTATTAATGGCTCTAACATCTATTTCATTAAACTCTTTTAAGATGTTCTGAGCCTTAATGATTTGTGTTAATGTTTATATTCTAAAAATataacaacaggggctgggaatatggcctagtggtaaagtgcttggctcgtatacatgaagccctgggtttgattcctcagcaccacacatatctagaaaaagccagaagtggtgctgtggctcaagtggtagagtgctagcctggagcaaagagaagccagggacagtgctcaggccctgagttcaagccccaggactggaaaaaaaccaaaacaaaacaaaaaaagtattacAACAAACAATTTACAACCATGTAACTGCCAGGATTTCTGGAAGTCAGTTCCTCTAACCACCAAACAAGCACCTTCCATGTCCAAACCCTGGAATTTCTCAATTAGTTACCATAAATTACATAACCCTAAATCTTCAGACATTTGTAATGTAAAAGTAACTTTGTAATGTAAAAGTTATTTACATCTttactgttttatatatatatatatatatatatatatatatactgttatGAGAACTGAATAAACTACTGTAGGAAATTTTTGTGTTTCAAAGATAATATCAAAAACTGGCTATCTCAAGGCACcagttggtggcttacacctgtaatcctagctacacaggaggctgagatatggggattgcagtttgaagccagatggggcagaaaagtccctgagaattgttttcccctcaaggctagcactctaccacttgagccacagtgcatatccttttctatatatgtggtgctaagggatattgaacccagggctttctgtataagaggcaagcactctaccactaggccatatttccagccccccccccccactcttatctccaattaatcaccaaaaagttgagaGTGGAGTtttggcttaaatgatagagcagtaatcttgaaaaaaaaaaacctcagggatggtgtctagtccctgagttcaagtcccaggatgggcacaagggcacaaaaaacaaacaaaaaacctatttCCATGATTCAGTTCAAATGCCTCTAAATTACTGTAACTAACTATGCTTATATGTCTGTGTTAGTCAACTTTACTGTAACAAATATCTGAGATAAAATAAGAAGAGGAAAGGCTATTTGGGCTGAGTAATTCATTCCATGGTTAATAGGCCCTATTGCTTTTAGATCTAGGGCAATGGTGGGGAACAAGCTGTTTATCTCATGGTAGCTGGAAAGCAAGGAGAATAGGGGCTGTGCTACCAATAATTCCTTCAAGGGATACTTCAACATGAAGACTTCCTCTCAGGCCTCACATCTCTAAGACTCCATCCACCAGTTCCCAATAGAAACACAGGCTGGGGCCAATCCTCTTATACTTGTGCCTTTGGAAGACACAACACAGCATACTCACTTTAGTGTTCATCTCGCCTTTAAAACAATCATTTGTATATGTCAatcttcatttgtgtgtgtgtgtgtgtgtgtgtgtgtgtgtgcatgcgcacgtgcgcgcgccatcctagggcttgaattctgggcctaaaagctgtccctaaggtttttttgcttaggctagtgttctaccacttgagccaaagctccacttctggctttctggtggttaatgggacatagagtctcacagatttttccttccctaaactggcttcaaaactgaatcctcagatcagacttctgagtagataTTACAGGCTTCAGCTACCAGCACAGGGCTTATCAGGATTCAACTTCAAAGTTCTTTGCAGTAGAGGGGAGGCTTAAGCCAACACTGGAATTCATTTATACTTGATGTTTAATACGTAATTTAATTgggtaaacaaaatattttttatccgTTTGCTTTCTGAAAAAGGCTTTCATAGACAATGAAGAATATGATAGCAATAGAAAAAAGTGTGGCCCAGAGGAATCCGTAAAAAACAAATGTCAGGGAAggcaaaagcaacaaaaataaactggccttcaggaaaaatataaattttgtacATCTCGTGAAactattaacaaaataaaaatctccacATAAAGGGAGAAAATACTTGAAACTTATATATATGATTTGGGATTGATATTGAGAATAGAGAACTAAAATTCAACAACAATAAACCAACTCAAAACACAaatgattgggctgggaatatggcctagtggcaagagtgcttgcctcgtatacatgaagccctgggttcgattccccagcaccacatatatagaaaatggccagaagtggctctgtggctcaagtggcagggtgctagccttgagcaaaaataagccaggaacagtgctcaggacctgagtccaaggcccaggactggctaaaaaaaaaccaaacccaaaggaaaaaacacaaatgaTTTGTATGAAAATGGAGATGAGCACATAAAAGATGTTCAATAACATTAAtcactaaggaaatgcaaatcaaaactacaatgaGATACTACTGCCCACCTAGTAGGATGATTACTTCAAGAATCCAGCCAGGCATTGGAGACTTGAGGTAAAGAGGATCTGATTCAACAGTAgcttaggcaaaaagttcatCAAACCCTTTTCAATCAACAGATAGGTatagtggcatgtgcctgttaTTCCAAGTCATGTAGAGGCTAAGATTGAAAGATTGTGATTCTAGGCTAATCTGCACAGtaaagttctcaagactccatctcaaagaaaaaagctcCTGTGCACTCATGCAGCATAATATAGAGGAATCAAGGTTGGGCTATGTGtccagaccctatctcaaaaatagccagtgcaggggctgggaatacggcctagtggcaagagtgcttgccttctacacatgaagctcttggttcaattccccagcaccacatatatggaaaacggccagaaggggcgctgtggctcaggtggcagagtgctagccttgagcgggaagaagccagggacagtgctcaggccctgaatccaaggcccaggactggccaaaaaaaaaaaaaaaaaagccagtgcataaaagagccagagacagagctcagcaGCAGATCACCTACCTAGCAAATggaagactctgagttcaaaccccagtatcataaaaacaagcaaacaaacacatttttaaaagccaaaaaagaaatccagctgggtatggtggtacccaTCTCTAATCCCAGTTACAAGGCAGAGGCTACAGGATGGCTATTTGAGGACATCCTAGGTAAagctagtgagaccctatctcaaaaacaaattaaaaaacaaaagggatggGAACAGGGATCAAACAAGGCAGGACTTAAGTAGCAATGACAAGGCTAAAGGTTTAATCAAACCtttatacaataaataaatatataatccaGAAAATAGCCAGTATTAATGAGAATGCAGAAAGTTTTGAACTCTTGCACTGCTGGTGACAATGCAAAATGGTATAGTCATTCCAGGCAATTCCTCAAAAACATTAAACATAGGATTATCCTATGAATGGGTTATTCTACTTCTGGGTCTATACCCAAAAGAAATGAAGTGAAATCTCAATGAGACATTTGTAGAACCATGGtcacagcattattcacaatagctaaaacaCAGAAGCAACTCAAATTTCCACAGAAAATGAGTAGATAGTGGAGCCTTTGTATCTGTGAACTTCACTTCCCTGGATTCAACCAACTATAGGAGGAAAGTACAGGAAAAAGAATTACGCCTGTACTGAACACACATACTTTTTCCCTTAATATTTGCCTTTAAATAACGTAGCATGATTTGTATAGCATTACATTATATTAAGTATTACATATATGAAATCCTGAGAAAATTTAGTGTAAGAGGAAATGCATAGGTTATATGCATAAGCCATTTTACGTGAGACTTGAATAACCAATGATTTTGCTATCTGTGGGCGTCCTGGAGCCAATCTCCCTCAGATAGTGAGTGATAAATGcaaatacatacaatggaatattacccACCTTTTAAAAGGACATTCTGATATATGCTACAAAATGGATggcatgctaaatgaaataaccTAAGCACAAAAGGACAACAACGAGATGATTCCAGTTATGTTATTTAAAATGGTCAAAATCATAGAGACAAAAGAATGGTGGCTGTGGGAGGCTGATGTAGAGTTTTTGTTTAGTGAGCAGTTACAGCTTAACAAGATGAAAGGAGCTATGTTTGATGGTGATGGTTGTACAGCATTATGAATTTGTTAAATACCACTGGATTGTACACTTAGTGATTTTGATAGTACATTTCATGTCTTATGCATTTtactacaatttttttaaacaaaagctcATGCCAGGTGCTGAAAATTTTTCCCACTTACTCTTCACATTTATTCTATGAGGTagattaaaattgtcattttaaaaaatgtgaggaCATGAAAATTATGAGCATTAAGTGCCTTCCACTTTAGTTTTAAGATGACTCAAGGTCACAGAACTTCTAGATTCGGAAGCTAGGATTTGAGTTTAAGCAGCTTAGTTCCAGGAAAAATAAAGGCTTCACTTCTATACAGGAGCATACATTCTTTTAGGGATAGATGAAACCATAATAAAAGATATTAAAACTTTCAGTCCATAATGACAGATTCAAAATACCTTTGAAAATACCACAGTCACTTTGGAATAGACATCTATTAGATACTTCCCTACTCCCATTGGAAAGGACCTATACTCCTGATACTGATCCTTACAGAACTCTAAGGGCAAGGGACAGTGTATAAAGAGGAACTCAGGAATAAAACTTTACCTCAGGTTTTCTCTGCCTAAACTCAAATATTAACTGAGGGAGTATTTGGAAGacttatatttgcatatatgaggATACCTGTAATCAGATATAGCTTACAAAAGGATTTTGTCAAGGAATGTAGCACATGTAGTTTCAATATGTTTAAACTTTCTCTGGAAATTGATTGAACACTACCAGTCCTTTTCATCATGTTACAGCAAGTATATTACCTCATTATGTAAGATGGCATGATTCAAATTAAATTGGGAATgtagaagttaaataaaataagataagctGTTTTTAAGATGGAGATAATCTTTTCGGCTTTATGGTAAAAGTCTGAATTCCTATTTGTATTGCATGGAGCAAACAAAGTATAGTTTATGTTTGATTAAGGAGATTAAGTAAATGTTTGAGAGTCTTGGAATGGTGTTTGACACCTaacaggtgctcaataaatattagatGCCATTATTAACTTATTAGGAGTGGTGCTTTATATTGTATAATGAAATCAGTAATATGGGAATAAAACTCTACTTACAGAGTCTCGCTTTGTAGCCAAGGCTGGTCTCGACCttgcaatcctcttgcctcagttttcttagtgCTGGGCCTATAGATGCAGCACCGGCCACACTCAAGGCACCACATTCTGGATGACGTTTCACCTGCTCTAGGTTCTAGTCTCACGGACGGGCAATCCTATCATTGAGAAGCCCACGGATGCTACATATGCAGACTCGGACTACACGGTAGTTAATGTGCCCATGAGTTGATGACAGTTTTAGGAATCCAGGAAATTGTTTTAAGAGACTATAACGCTGGTGAATATGTAGTACTGAAATCATCCTGGATTAACAAATCGATTGAATTATGCAAAGCGAGACTgactcataaaaacaaaacaacaaacatccCATTTACCCCACAACCTGTTCCTTTAGAGACACAGGTCTCACCCTGGGCTTTCCTCGCCTCAGCTGCTAACGGTGAAAGACCAAGTGTTTCTTACAAATGCTAAAGGACAAGTTAAACGAACTGATTACTTTAGGAAAGACCTTCACAAGTTGGTACTGCGTGTCCCCCAAAGCCCCGGCGGGTCCGGTCCACGTCGGACCCCACCAAGGTCACTTGGGAACGGCGCTCCCGCGTCCCCCGCCCGCGTGGCCTGGGCTCTCCCCGAGGGCAGCAGCACCCACCGACAGTCTTGGGAAGGCCGCGGGTGAGAAAGCCTCCGAATCCGAGTCCCGCGGCGAGTCGGCGACCAGACAGAGCCGTCAGCGCAGTGACCGAAGCCCGCTGCAGTAAACTCATGCCCGCCATGTTTACGTCCGGCCGCGGGGCACGAGCGTAACGGGAGCCGAGAGGGTCAATTGACCAATGAGGGCAAAGGTGACATTCGTCCTGTTCCGGTTTTCTTCCTCCAGTCAGCGTGAGGCGACGGAAGTGACGTCGTTGCCAGCGGACGGGGGTCGGCCTTATggaaaaaaaatggctggaggcGTCTTGGGTGTCTTTGGTAGAAGGCTCTCCGCGGTCCTGAAAAAGTCCGGGTCCTTAATAACTTCCAAGGCCCCCGCTGGCACTGGGTAAGTGTGTGAAGAGCAGGTCTGTCCACCTCCGCTAGGGATCACGTTTGGTGGCGATGGTGGGAACAGGCCCGACCTTGCAGAAGTTCACCGCCGACACTTAGGTTTATGCCTCAAACACTGTGTTGCTGCCTACTGTGGACTAGGCACGTCATGGCTTTTCTTTACCCTGCGTTTATTGAATCACAGCTAAAAACACAGAAGCCACTCTTAGGTTGTATGAGTTGAAGAGCTTTTTCCTCTGAACCGAACTGTGCTTACGTTTGATTGGACGAAAAAGGGAGGGTCGTCACCGAACCTCACAGAAAGTGCTGTTATTTCCAGGTGGAAACACTTGTCTTCTGGATAActaatcctttttgctttagggaAATATGATTTTCCAccctttgttttgcatttttctacaatgaattaaatattataaatagaaTATTATTTGGAGCATCTGTTATGTGCTACGGCATTGTTTTGCACTAACGTTGCACACTGACgttgctttttattttgcagAGGTTGCAATTTGATCAGGGTAACAAATTGAATAGTCTTTCTCTTCATCATTATCCTTTATTTCTGCAAACAAATAGTTTTCgcatttttcattattataaagtGAATATCCATTTACTTGCAAACACTTGGGTCAAATGTATGAAGCATTTGGAAGAAGTAACTAAAATTATAACCAACTCAAAGATGGCAGAATTCCATccattcttttttaacttttcctGTAGAGAGATACATATTTTAAGATAGGACCATATTTACATGTATGCATTTTTGCTTACTATTGTTTTCcccaattttattttgtttaaaatttttcagcaAATAGAAAAGTTGTTAGAATAGTGCAGTTACTACAGTCTACACTTTTATTAACCAATCATTATGCTTTTGCTCTGAACTATTTGAGGCATATCATATTTCCAACTTGATGGCATCTTATACATCTTCTAAGAGCAAGGACTTTGCTTTACTAACTACATTACAATGATTGTACTAAAAAATACACTACTGTTTTAACACTAGGATTATTTAGTATATGCCCTGATAAtgcctttaattttcttttgcattaGGATCCAGTAATGGTTTTCATTGGATTAgttattttgtgttttcaatcTTTTTATCTAgatatttccttttaattttatgatattgAATTTCTCCCACCTAGCCattgctaggtgagcactctaccacttcaggcatATTCCCATTTGGGTGGTTTTGCGtgggggggttttgttttttaagtttgtcTTTTCAGTGCTGTGCCTCAGACCTCCTTACCTTTGCCTTTGTCAGGGACTACAGATATATGCtaccattcttttattttttaatctttaagttaTTGTATAAA is a window from the Perognathus longimembris pacificus isolate PPM17 chromosome 5, ASM2315922v1, whole genome shotgun sequence genome containing:
- the Ndufb5 gene encoding NADH dehydrogenase [ubiquinone] 1 beta subcomplex subunit 5, mitochondrial isoform X1, which translates into the protein MAGMSLLQRASVTALTALSGRRLAAGLGFGGFLTRGLPKTVAPVRHSGDHGKRLFIIKPSSFYDKRFVKLAKFYFLLTGIPVAIGITLLNVFIGEAELAEIPEGYIPEHWEYYKHPISRWIARTFFESPEENYEKTLAMLQIESEKCDLRLKEMEVRKLMRARGDGPWYQYPTIDKELIDYSPKATPDN
- the Ndufb5 gene encoding NADH dehydrogenase [ubiquinone] 1 beta subcomplex subunit 5, mitochondrial isoform X2, whose translation is MAGMSLLQRASVTALTALSGRRLAAGLGFGGFLTRGLPKTVAPVRHSGDHGKRLFIIKPSSFYDKRFVKLAKFYFLLTGIPVAIGITLLNVFIGEAELAEIPEGYIPEHWEYYKVKGNGSKKTNACQGRWTLVSISYH